A window from Megalops cyprinoides isolate fMegCyp1 chromosome 8, fMegCyp1.pri, whole genome shotgun sequence encodes these proteins:
- the sdhaf2 gene encoding succinate dehydrogenase assembly factor 2, mitochondrial, which translates to MFSAVAICRVFGRFFRASRQAGVVGAISTRGYRGSAPQDSGSDLIEMPLPPWEEKTGEPIDVKRRRLLYESRKRGMLENCILLSLFAKQYLNTMTEAQLQQYDRLINEPSNDWDIYYWATEARPTPAVYEGEVMDLLREFTKNRNQEQRLRAPDLEYLDMGNH; encoded by the exons atgttttctgctgttgctaTTTGTAGG GTGTTTGGCAGGTTTTTTCGGGCGTCAAGGCAAGCGGGTGTAGTGGGTGCCATCTCAACCCGGGGTTACCGTGGCAGTGCACCCCAGGACTCTGGGAGTGACCTCATAGAGATGCCCCTGCCCCCCTGGGAGGAGAAGACGGGTGAGCCTATTGACGTCAAGCGAAGGCGGCTTCTGTACGAGAGCCGCAAAAGAGGCATGCTGGAGAATTGCATCCTGCtcag TCTATTTGCCAAGCAGTACCTGAACACAATGACAGaggcccagctgcagcagtaTGACAGGCTGATCAACGAGCCCAGTAATGACTGGGACATCTACTACTGGGCCACAG AGGCCCGGCCCACTCCAGCTGTGTATGAGGGTGAGGTGATGGACCTACTGCGGGAATTCACCAAGAATCGAAACCAGGAGCAACGGCTAAGAGCCCCAGACCTGGAATACCTGGACATGGGGAACCACTGA